The proteins below are encoded in one region of Microbispora sp. NBC_01189:
- a CDS encoding ABC-F family ATP-binding cassette domain-containing protein codes for MSDAFIVCSGLSFSWPDGTPVFTGLSCTIGGGRTGLVAPNGAGKSTLLKLIAGEHRPAAGVVAVEGEVGYLPQNLPFTAGLTVAEVLGIAPVIAALDAIESGDASEEHFTAIGNDWDIEERTRAQLDRLGLGDLAFDRPLGTLSGGQVVSLGLAAQLLRRPDVLLLDEPTNNLDLAARRRLHDVLCDWTGCLLVVSHDRALLDRMDRIAELERGEIRFHGGNFTAYEAAVRAEQEAAERTVRSAEQELKREKREMQQARERAERRAGNAARNLKSAGLPRIVAGGMKRGAQESAGRAGQMHAARVGDARARLDEAERALRDDQRITLELPGTNVPAGRTVFHGEGLRARDLFAGPGLDLTIRGPERIALTGPNGAGKSTLLRIVGGDLAPDGGTLRRADGRVAYLSQRLDLLDLDRTVAENLAAYAPGMPPAERMNLLARFLFRGTRAHLPVGALSGGERLRATLACVLCAEPAPQLLLLDEPTNNLDLVSVAQLESALTAYEGAFVVVSHDERFLAEIGVERWLELSGGHLRQTPGPAPT; via the coding sequence ATGTCTGACGCGTTCATCGTCTGCTCCGGCCTGTCCTTCTCCTGGCCCGACGGCACCCCTGTCTTCACCGGCCTGTCCTGCACCATCGGCGGCGGGCGCACCGGGCTCGTCGCCCCCAACGGCGCCGGCAAGAGCACGCTGCTCAAGCTGATCGCCGGCGAGCACCGGCCTGCCGCCGGCGTCGTCGCCGTCGAGGGCGAGGTCGGCTACCTGCCGCAGAACCTGCCGTTCACCGCCGGCCTGACCGTGGCCGAGGTACTCGGCATCGCCCCGGTGATCGCCGCCCTGGACGCCATCGAGTCGGGCGACGCGAGCGAGGAGCACTTCACCGCGATCGGCAACGACTGGGACATCGAGGAGCGCACCCGCGCCCAGCTCGACCGGCTCGGCCTCGGCGACCTCGCCTTCGACCGCCCGCTCGGCACGCTGAGCGGCGGCCAGGTCGTCTCACTCGGCCTGGCGGCCCAGCTGCTCCGGCGGCCCGACGTGCTACTGCTCGACGAGCCGACCAACAACCTCGACCTCGCGGCCCGGCGCAGGCTCCACGACGTGCTCTGCGACTGGACCGGCTGCCTGCTCGTGGTCAGTCATGACCGGGCCCTGCTCGACCGGATGGACCGCATCGCCGAACTGGAGCGGGGCGAGATCCGCTTCCACGGTGGCAACTTCACCGCGTACGAGGCGGCCGTACGGGCCGAGCAGGAGGCCGCCGAGCGGACCGTGCGCAGCGCCGAGCAGGAGCTCAAGCGGGAGAAGCGGGAGATGCAGCAGGCCCGCGAGCGCGCCGAGCGCCGCGCGGGCAACGCCGCGCGCAACCTCAAGAGCGCCGGCCTGCCGCGCATCGTCGCCGGGGGCATGAAGCGCGGCGCGCAGGAGTCGGCCGGCCGGGCGGGCCAGATGCACGCCGCCCGCGTCGGCGACGCCAGGGCGAGGCTCGACGAGGCCGAGCGGGCGCTGCGCGACGACCAGCGGATCACGTTGGAACTGCCGGGCACGAACGTGCCCGCTGGGCGCACGGTCTTCCACGGCGAAGGCCTGCGGGCCCGCGACCTGTTCGCCGGACCGGGTCTCGACCTGACCATCCGCGGCCCCGAGCGCATCGCGCTGACCGGCCCCAACGGCGCGGGCAAGTCCACCCTGCTGCGCATCGTCGGCGGCGACCTGGCACCCGACGGCGGCACACTGCGGCGGGCCGACGGCCGGGTCGCCTACCTGTCGCAGCGGCTCGACCTGCTCGACCTCGACCGAACGGTCGCGGAGAACCTGGCGGCCTACGCCCCCGGCATGCCTCCGGCGGAGCGGATGAACCTGCTGGCCCGCTTCCTGTTCCGGGGGACGCGGGCCCACCTGCCGGTGGGCGCGCTGTCGGGCGGCGAACGGCTGCGCGCCACGCTGGCCTGCGTGCTGTGCGCTGAGCCGGCCCCCCAGCTGCTGTTGCTCGACGAGCCGACCAACAACCTCGACCTGGTGAGCGTGGCGCAGCTGGAGAGCGCGCTCACCGCGTACGAGGGGGCGTTCGTCGTGGTCAGCCACGACGAACGGTTCCTCGCCGAGATCGGGGTCGAGCGGTGGCTGGAGCTCTCCGGCGGCCACCTCCGCCAAACCCCCGGCCCCGCCCCCACCTGA
- a CDS encoding DUF4352 domain-containing protein, whose translation MHTSPQQPPYPQTIVVQKKGGGCLKALLIGGAVLVGLIVLGTLLGGGGKDDTSAKPAGSSEHTGQAAKPKKPRTGDPEQPQAPGLGDVVKDGKFAFKVTKVDKGLSQVGESFTVSKAQGQYILVHLTVKNIGDEAQLFSDSAQKLVDARGRTFDADSGAAAIGLKDSNAFLNNINPGNSVKGILLFDVPKNLTLRSVELHDSIFSGGVTVSLAR comes from the coding sequence ATGCACACCAGCCCCCAGCAGCCGCCGTACCCCCAGACCATCGTGGTGCAGAAGAAGGGCGGCGGCTGCCTGAAAGCCCTGCTGATCGGCGGCGCCGTACTCGTGGGCCTGATCGTCCTCGGCACGCTCCTCGGCGGCGGCGGGAAGGACGACACGAGCGCGAAGCCGGCCGGCTCCTCCGAGCACACCGGCCAGGCCGCCAAGCCGAAGAAGCCCCGGACCGGCGATCCGGAGCAGCCCCAGGCCCCCGGCCTCGGAGACGTGGTCAAGGACGGCAAGTTCGCCTTCAAGGTCACCAAGGTCGACAAGGGCCTGTCCCAGGTCGGCGAGAGCTTCACCGTCTCCAAGGCCCAGGGCCAGTACATCCTCGTCCACCTGACCGTGAAGAACATCGGTGACGAGGCGCAGCTCTTCAGCGACTCGGCGCAGAAGCTCGTCGACGCCAGGGGCCGCACCTTCGACGCCGACTCCGGAGCCGCCGCGATCGGCCTCAAGGACTCCAACGCGTTCCTCAACAACATCAACCCCGGCAACAGCGTCAAGGGGATCCTGCTGTTCGACGTGCCGAAGAACCTGACCCTCAGGTCGGTCGAACTGCACGACTCGATCTTCTCCGGCGGCGTGACCGTCTCCCTGGCCCGGTGA
- a CDS encoding ADP-ribosylglycohydrolase family protein translates to MGYYSRFMGCVLGGAIGDALGRPVEFTPLARIRDTYGPDGLRDMVSPEITDDTQMTLFTAEGLIRARLHGVDPVTAVHDAYLRWLDTQQFAAPPAADEAVRNGWLRQEPWLYARRAPGTACLSGLYAAGRRVDVPAPGAIGEINALSKGCGSVMRSAPFGLSVFDPFETAGRCSYLTHGHPTASLSAGAFASIIHDLVRGDSLKRAVRRALDRLAGCPGHEETASALRAVVHLAADSRRPTAEKVESLGAGWVAEEALAIAVYCALAEPDPREALLLAVNHSGDSDSTGAVCGNILGARHGLRALPADWLDAVEGRSTIVELTFDLMADPSLPNNWTDRYPS, encoded by the coding sequence ATGGGGTACTACTCGCGGTTCATGGGCTGCGTGCTCGGCGGCGCGATCGGAGACGCCCTGGGCAGACCGGTCGAGTTCACGCCCCTCGCGCGGATCCGTGACACATACGGGCCGGACGGGCTGCGCGACATGGTCTCCCCCGAGATCACCGACGACACGCAGATGACCCTGTTCACCGCCGAAGGGCTGATCCGGGCACGCCTGCACGGCGTGGACCCTGTGACGGCCGTCCACGACGCCTACCTGCGCTGGCTCGACACCCAGCAGTTCGCCGCGCCGCCCGCCGCCGACGAAGCCGTACGCAACGGGTGGCTCCGCCAGGAGCCCTGGCTCTACGCCAGGCGCGCGCCGGGCACGGCCTGCCTGTCCGGACTGTACGCCGCCGGGCGGCGCGTGGACGTCCCGGCCCCGGGCGCCATCGGTGAGATCAACGCGTTGTCGAAGGGCTGCGGGTCGGTCATGCGCTCCGCGCCCTTCGGACTGTCGGTGTTCGACCCGTTCGAGACGGCGGGCCGCTGCTCCTACCTGACGCACGGCCACCCGACGGCCTCGCTGTCGGCCGGCGCGTTCGCCTCGATCATCCATGACCTGGTCCGCGGCGACTCCCTGAAGCGCGCCGTACGGCGGGCGCTCGACCGCCTCGCCGGCTGCCCCGGGCACGAGGAGACGGCGAGCGCGCTGCGTGCCGTCGTCCACCTGGCCGCCGACTCCCGGCGGCCCACCGCGGAGAAGGTCGAGTCGCTCGGCGCCGGATGGGTCGCGGAGGAGGCGCTCGCCATCGCCGTCTACTGCGCGCTGGCCGAACCCGACCCCCGCGAAGCCCTCCTCCTCGCGGTCAACCACTCCGGCGACTCCGACTCCACCGGCGCGGTCTGCGGCAACATCCTGGGCGCCCGGCACGGCCTGCGGGCGCTGCCCGCCGACTGGCTCGACGCCGTCGAAGGCCGCTCCACCATCGTGGAGCTCACCTTCGACCTCATGGCCGACCCCTCGCTCCCCAACAACTGGACCGACCGCTATCCCTCCTGA